In the genome of Bryobacteraceae bacterium, one region contains:
- a CDS encoding translocation/assembly module TamB domain-containing protein has product MKRRLAIGAGIALGLLLLAVGAGLLTLRSQWLERKVHERMVTEIENATGAKVEIGRFTYDWAPMRAAVEGFVLHGSEGENEPPLFAAERIAVGLKLISLWRKKVDLQSVEILRPRIYYNGSNAPKPRLPPGGRGGMEQFLALAVKQYRIQEGAFQYLDAKAPIDIEGRDLDVSLSYDAAGPAYQGAFEARSLRVAEPLKSPLEFDPSFRFTLDREGFRFRDAHFNTKRSKIDAEGVWTGAGPVTGAFTANVAIAEFVPVFRLPVAPRGTARLSGSYSVRGREWTSSGTLAADGVEYRGIAPIAASGRYVAREDGVRLPAIEARALQGVFRGAAELREWRNYSAKGDAEAFPVNRLMELAKQDRGLWAAVVDGPVEIRGPQFEMNAQVTLRESDEYPGTSMTGSVGVTYRQADGFIGFADSHIDLPNTRVHFRGALDSGVEVGAVSRNLEEIAPALRISRMPVRLERGQAQFTGFWYGGFSEPRFQGRLTMDGFSAEGRRFDRLAAQVDATGSEVKGAQVSVRSGGIEAGGYGSAGLANWRIVPASALAGRITVQETAIPALLAEAKLDWAVTGRAEAQVELRGTYSGPRVMGHATARDVEAFGEKFTAVEADFRLNESRLEVVNGVARKGAGTVEFSGTKEDAEIRTQVQLRNSRLRHWEWVAARQGRLDGAVTAKATLAGRIAGGALQATQVDAEMRVAGMTVGDREIGELAANARTRGRLVSAEISGRVRDSEVAGSAEWNLTGSTYGLGQLRFPRMSFAALHDLGLFGDPDHPLPFRGSFDAEVGFSGPVTRPDLWTGLAKVTRLEVEPNREIRPNGQRLLLRNRDALLVHLDGTGANLQSVRLVAEGTDLEATGTVAWQARSPWNLRLRGRVDLPALSTFEPDLVATGVSTLDATIRGSFLRPNVTGRMELNDASVALRNVPNGLEKLTGLIVFDRTRANIEHITAQSGGGDLKLTGFVDFGGAQLLYRLQAEAQHVRVRYPDAVSTTFDANLNLTGTAARSLLSGEITVNKMGITPRTDIGSLLAEAGRAPSTAPVQNEFLANMQVDLRLVTASDAELQTSLTRDIQPEASFRVRGSGGRPVLLGNVAVNQGEIQFFGNQYTINRGDISFANPVKNEPVLDMDLETRVRGIVVTINFSGPINKLDVSYRSDPPLQPAEIVALLAVGRTPGSGITPNLPSQQNQIYAQPGNNSLLGQAITAPFSGSLQRLFGVSRLKIDPDLTGVTNTPQARLTIEQQLSRDITVTYITNLNRTQQQIVRLQWDFSREFSVLAVRDENGIFGVDFLWRKRFK; this is encoded by the coding sequence GTGAAGAGGCGTCTCGCCATCGGCGCCGGGATCGCCCTCGGCCTGCTCTTGCTCGCCGTGGGCGCCGGACTTCTCACCCTGCGCAGCCAGTGGCTTGAGCGCAAGGTTCACGAGCGGATGGTGACCGAAATCGAGAACGCAACCGGAGCGAAGGTCGAGATCGGCCGCTTCACGTACGACTGGGCGCCGATGCGCGCGGCCGTCGAGGGCTTCGTCCTGCACGGCTCCGAGGGCGAGAATGAGCCGCCGCTTTTCGCCGCGGAACGGATCGCTGTCGGCCTGAAGCTCATCTCGCTATGGCGGAAGAAGGTGGATCTTCAATCGGTGGAGATCCTACGGCCGCGTATCTACTACAACGGATCGAACGCGCCGAAGCCCAGGCTGCCACCCGGCGGCCGTGGCGGCATGGAGCAGTTCCTCGCGCTTGCGGTGAAGCAGTATCGCATTCAAGAAGGCGCGTTCCAGTATCTCGACGCGAAGGCCCCGATAGATATCGAAGGCCGCGACCTCGACGTTTCGCTCTCCTACGACGCCGCCGGACCCGCCTATCAAGGCGCCTTCGAGGCGCGGTCCCTCCGTGTCGCCGAACCCCTCAAGTCGCCGCTCGAGTTCGACCCATCGTTCCGGTTCACCCTCGACCGCGAAGGGTTCCGCTTCCGAGACGCCCACTTCAATACCAAGCGCTCGAAGATCGACGCCGAAGGCGTCTGGACCGGCGCCGGGCCGGTTACCGGCGCCTTCACCGCCAACGTCGCCATCGCCGAGTTCGTCCCGGTCTTCCGGCTTCCGGTGGCCCCGCGCGGAACGGCCCGGCTTTCTGGTTCGTACTCGGTCCGCGGACGCGAGTGGACGAGTTCCGGCACGCTTGCGGCCGATGGCGTCGAGTACCGGGGCATCGCGCCGATCGCCGCCTCGGGACGCTATGTCGCGCGGGAGGACGGAGTGAGACTGCCCGCCATCGAAGCCCGTGCCCTGCAGGGCGTGTTCCGAGGCGCGGCGGAACTGCGCGAGTGGCGAAACTACTCCGCCAAGGGCGACGCCGAAGCCTTCCCGGTGAACCGGCTGATGGAACTGGCGAAGCAGGATCGCGGACTGTGGGCTGCCGTCGTCGACGGCCCGGTGGAGATCCGCGGACCCCAGTTCGAGATGAATGCGCAGGTCACGCTCCGGGAGTCCGATGAGTACCCCGGCACTTCGATGACCGGCTCAGTCGGCGTCACCTACCGCCAGGCGGATGGCTTCATCGGGTTCGCGGACTCGCACATTGATCTGCCGAACACGCGCGTGCATTTCCGGGGGGCGCTCGATTCGGGGGTCGAAGTCGGCGCGGTGTCGCGGAACCTCGAAGAGATCGCGCCCGCGCTGCGTATCTCGCGGATGCCGGTTCGGCTCGAGCGCGGCCAGGCGCAGTTCACCGGCTTCTGGTACGGCGGGTTCTCGGAACCGCGATTCCAAGGCAGGCTCACGATGGACGGGTTTTCGGCGGAGGGCCGCCGGTTCGACCGTTTGGCGGCGCAGGTGGACGCCACGGGATCGGAAGTCAAGGGCGCCCAGGTGAGCGTGCGCTCGGGAGGCATTGAGGCCGGCGGCTACGGCTCAGCCGGGCTCGCCAACTGGCGCATCGTACCTGCCAGCGCGCTCGCCGGCAGGATCACCGTGCAGGAGACCGCCATCCCGGCCCTGCTGGCCGAAGCGAAGCTCGACTGGGCGGTCACAGGACGCGCCGAAGCGCAGGTGGAGCTCCGCGGCACCTACAGCGGCCCCCGCGTGATGGGGCACGCCACGGCCCGCGACGTGGAAGCGTTCGGGGAAAAGTTCACCGCCGTCGAAGCCGACTTCCGCCTGAATGAGAGCCGGCTCGAGGTGGTGAACGGCGTCGCCCGGAAAGGCGCCGGCACGGTGGAGTTCTCCGGCACGAAGGAAGACGCGGAGATTCGAACCCAGGTCCAGTTGCGCAACAGCCGGCTCCGTCACTGGGAATGGGTGGCGGCACGGCAAGGTCGGCTCGACGGCGCCGTCACCGCCAAGGCCACCTTGGCCGGACGCATCGCCGGCGGCGCTCTCCAGGCAACCCAGGTGGACGCGGAGATGCGAGTGGCTGGTATGACGGTTGGAGACCGCGAAATCGGCGAGCTCGCCGCTAACGCACGGACGCGCGGCCGGCTTGTAAGCGCCGAGATCAGCGGCCGGGTGCGGGACTCGGAAGTCGCCGGCTCCGCCGAATGGAACCTCACCGGATCGACTTACGGCCTCGGTCAGCTCCGCTTTCCCCGCATGAGCTTCGCCGCGCTCCACGACCTCGGCCTGTTCGGGGACCCGGACCACCCACTGCCTTTCCGCGGCAGCTTCGACGCCGAGGTCGGATTTTCCGGTCCCGTCACCCGGCCCGATCTCTGGACCGGCCTCGCCAAGGTCACCCGCCTCGAAGTGGAGCCCAATCGGGAAATCCGGCCCAACGGGCAGCGCCTGCTGCTGCGCAACCGCGACGCGCTGCTGGTGCATTTGGACGGCACGGGCGCCAACCTCCAGTCGGTGCGGCTGGTGGCCGAAGGGACCGACCTCGAAGCGACAGGGACTGTCGCGTGGCAGGCGCGCAGCCCATGGAATCTCCGGCTTCGCGGCCGCGTGGACCTCCCCGCGCTGAGCACGTTCGAGCCGGATCTCGTGGCGACCGGCGTCTCCACCCTCGACGCCACCATCCGCGGATCCTTTCTCCGGCCCAACGTCACCGGGCGGATGGAGTTGAACGATGCGTCCGTGGCGCTCCGCAACGTCCCCAACGGTCTCGAAAAGCTCACCGGTCTGATTGTTTTCGATCGCACCCGCGCCAACATCGAGCATATCACCGCCCAGAGCGGCGGCGGCGACCTTAAACTCACGGGTTTCGTCGATTTCGGCGGCGCCCAGTTGCTCTACCGCCTCCAGGCCGAAGCCCAGCACGTGCGCGTGCGCTATCCGGACGCCGTGAGCACCACTTTCGACGCCAACCTGAACCTCACCGGCACTGCCGCGCGGAGCCTGCTTTCCGGCGAGATCACCGTGAACAAGATGGGGATCACGCCACGCACCGACATCGGGAGCCTGCTCGCCGAGGCTGGCCGCGCGCCGTCCACGGCGCCGGTGCAGAACGAGTTCCTCGCCAACATGCAAGTGGACCTGCGCCTCGTCACGGCCTCCGACGCCGAACTGCAGACGTCGCTCACTCGCGACATTCAGCCCGAGGCGAGCTTCCGCGTCCGAGGATCAGGAGGGCGCCCGGTTCTGCTCGGCAACGTCGCCGTCAACCAGGGCGAAATCCAGTTCTTCGGAAATCAGTACACCATCAACCGCGGCGACATCTCCTTCGCCAACCCGGTAAAGAACGAGCCCGTGCTCGACATGGACCTCGAGACCCGCGTCCGCGGCATCGTGGTGACCATCAACTTCTCCGGACCCATCAACAAGCTCGACGTTTCCTACCGCTCGGACCCCCCGCTGCAGCCGGCCGAGATCGTGGCGCTGCTCGCGGTGGGGCGTACGCCCGGCTCCGGCATCACGCCCAACCTTCCGAGCCAGCAGAACCAGATCTACGCCCAGCCAGGCAACAACTCGCTGCTCGGGCAGGCGATCACCGCGCCATTCAGCGGCAGCCTGCAGCGGCTGTTCGGAGTAAGCCGGCTGAAGATCGATCCGGACCTCACCGGCGTCACCAACACGCCACAGGCGCGCCTTACAATCGAACAGCAACTCTCCCGTGACATCACCGTCACCTACATCACCAATCTGAACCGTACCCAGCAGCAGATCGTCCGCCTGCAGTGGGATTTCTCCCGCGAGTTTTCCGTGCTCGCCGTACGCGACGAGAACGGGATCTTTGGCGTCGATTTTCTGTGGAGGAAACGGTTCAAGTGA
- a CDS encoding POTRA domain-containing protein: MPPFAALMPAGTAPELAGRTIVEIRFLPELQPLPDDELTAAVPFRIGDALDPLKIRQAIESLHRTGRYSQVDVYATGKDAGVALRIETKGAWFIGRVSVDGVPEPPNRGQLINSTKLELGREFFTEDIGAATERLRAKLQANGFFEARVDPKVEYDLGTQQANIDFLVVPGPRARFASPRADGLEPNQLNRLINTTRWRRLWGLLGWRPMTENRVQSGLDRARRSYAKRDHLLAEVDLAEMTYQPKSAEAQPVLNVSIGPEIHVRTEGAKVSRSRLRQLIPIYQEQSLDRDLLLEGVRNIVSHFQAQGYFEADASFRTENEPDGSRTIVYTINRGERYRLAQLTIDGYRYFPLETIRERMGLLPATLIRYRYGRFSEALLESDVSAVRDLYVSNGFLDVKVTPRVERNFGGKPDQLAVDIHIEEGSQWLIGAQSVEGIAPEHAAEAEPLIASMEGQPYSTANLALDRDNVLNYYYNRGFPEANFEWDATPAEAPHTMDLRIKVTEGRRQYVRGLLVGGLEASDPEMVYERIRLSAGDPLSQSRMVESQRRLYDLGVFARVDMAVQNPDGNEEAKYLLYQIEEARRYSVNFGLGAEIARIGGGTPNFDAPAGEPGFSPRVSLGVTRSNLWGTGHTGSIQTRLSNIQRRGVVTYLAPFFKGNENLSLAVSGIYDLSRDIRTFEGRRQEGSIQLSQRLSRANTLQTRFSYRRTTVANLAIDPDLIPIYSRPVRVGIVSGTLFQDHRDDPLDSRRGYYNSIDFGLASKAFASQSDFFRLLARNSTYHRIGRDLVFARSTMLGWLFNTASGQGPDEVPLPERFFSGGATTHRGFPDNQGGPRDLRTGFPLGGSGVFMNNFELRFPLYGDNLGAVLFHDAGNVYRSVGDISFRVRQQGPRDFNYMVHAAGIGLRYRTPVGPVRIDFAFGANPPRFQYFKTTDLPPGAQGPILVSDRISRFQFHFSLGQTF, from the coding sequence GTGCCGCCCTTTGCCGCCCTGATGCCGGCTGGTACGGCCCCGGAACTGGCCGGGCGAACAATCGTCGAAATCCGCTTCCTCCCCGAACTCCAACCTCTTCCCGACGACGAACTCACCGCCGCCGTCCCCTTCCGCATCGGCGATGCGTTGGACCCGCTGAAGATTCGCCAGGCGATCGAGAGCCTTCACCGCACCGGCCGCTACAGCCAGGTGGATGTGTACGCCACCGGCAAGGACGCCGGCGTAGCACTGCGCATCGAAACCAAGGGAGCCTGGTTTATCGGACGGGTCAGCGTGGATGGCGTGCCGGAGCCTCCGAACCGTGGCCAGCTCATCAACTCCACCAAGCTCGAACTCGGCCGCGAGTTCTTCACCGAAGACATTGGCGCCGCCACCGAGCGCCTCCGCGCGAAACTCCAAGCCAATGGTTTCTTCGAGGCCCGCGTAGACCCGAAGGTCGAGTATGACTTGGGCACTCAGCAGGCCAACATCGACTTCCTCGTCGTTCCTGGCCCTCGCGCCCGCTTCGCCTCCCCGCGCGCCGACGGCCTTGAACCCAATCAACTCAACCGGCTCATCAACACCACGCGCTGGCGCCGCCTTTGGGGGCTCCTCGGCTGGCGCCCGATGACCGAGAACCGGGTTCAGTCGGGGCTTGACCGCGCCCGCCGCTCCTACGCCAAACGCGACCATCTGCTCGCCGAAGTCGACCTCGCGGAAATGACCTACCAGCCAAAGTCGGCCGAAGCGCAGCCCGTGCTGAACGTTTCCATAGGACCCGAGATTCACGTCCGCACCGAAGGCGCGAAAGTCTCCCGCAGCCGTCTCCGGCAACTGATTCCCATCTACCAGGAGCAATCCCTCGACCGGGATCTGCTGCTCGAAGGAGTCCGCAACATCGTCAGCCACTTTCAGGCGCAAGGCTACTTCGAAGCGGACGCCTCTTTCCGCACCGAAAACGAGCCCGACGGCAGCCGCACCATCGTCTACACGATCAACCGCGGAGAACGGTACCGCCTCGCCCAACTCACCATCGACGGCTACCGTTATTTCCCGCTGGAAACCATCCGCGAGCGCATGGGCCTTCTGCCGGCCACGCTCATCCGCTACCGTTACGGCCGGTTCAGCGAAGCGCTGCTTGAATCCGACGTTTCCGCCGTCCGTGACCTCTATGTCTCCAACGGCTTTCTCGACGTCAAAGTGACGCCGCGCGTGGAGCGCAATTTCGGCGGCAAGCCGGACCAACTCGCTGTGGACATCCATATCGAAGAGGGGTCGCAGTGGCTCATCGGCGCACAGTCGGTGGAAGGAATCGCGCCTGAGCACGCGGCGGAGGCGGAACCGTTGATCGCGTCGATGGAAGGCCAGCCGTACAGCACCGCGAACCTCGCCCTTGATCGCGACAATGTCCTTAACTACTACTACAACCGGGGGTTCCCGGAGGCGAATTTCGAGTGGGACGCCACACCGGCGGAGGCGCCTCACACGATGGATCTCCGCATCAAGGTGACCGAAGGCCGCCGTCAGTACGTGCGCGGACTGCTCGTGGGCGGGCTCGAGGCCAGCGATCCGGAGATGGTGTACGAGCGGATACGGCTTTCGGCGGGTGACCCGCTGTCGCAGTCGCGGATGGTGGAGAGCCAGCGCCGGCTCTACGACCTCGGCGTGTTCGCCCGGGTCGACATGGCTGTCCAGAACCCGGACGGGAACGAAGAAGCCAAGTACCTGCTGTACCAGATTGAAGAAGCGCGGCGATACTCGGTGAACTTCGGTCTTGGCGCTGAGATAGCCCGCATCGGCGGCGGCACGCCGAACTTCGATGCCCCCGCGGGAGAGCCCGGCTTCAGTCCGCGCGTCTCGCTCGGCGTCACGCGGTCCAACCTCTGGGGCACTGGCCACACCGGCAGCATTCAAACGCGGCTCTCGAACATCCAGCGCCGGGGCGTGGTCACCTACCTCGCGCCGTTTTTCAAGGGCAACGAGAATCTTTCGCTTGCAGTGAGCGGCATCTACGACCTCTCGCGTGATATCCGGACGTTCGAAGGGCGCCGCCAGGAGGGCTCCATCCAACTTTCGCAGCGCCTTTCGCGCGCGAATACGCTGCAGACGCGGTTTTCCTACCGCCGCACCACCGTCGCCAACCTCGCGATCGATCCGGATCTGATCCCCATCTACTCGCGGCCCGTCCGCGTCGGCATCGTCTCCGGAACATTGTTTCAGGATCACCGCGACGATCCGCTCGATTCGCGCCGCGGTTACTACAATTCCATCGACTTCGGGCTGGCGTCGAAAGCCTTCGCTTCGCAATCGGACTTCTTCCGGCTGCTGGCGCGCAACTCCACCTACCACCGCATCGGCCGCGACCTCGTCTTCGCACGGAGTACGATGCTCGGCTGGCTGTTCAACACCGCCTCCGGCCAAGGGCCGGACGAAGTCCCGCTGCCGGAGCGGTTCTTTTCCGGCGGCGCCACCACGCACCGCGGCTTCCCCGACAATCAGGGCGGTCCGCGCGACCTCCGCACCGGCTTTCCGCTCGGCGGCAGCGGCGTATTCATGAACAATTTCGAGCTTCGCTTCCCCCTCTACGGCGACAACCTCGGCGCGGTGCTGTTCCACGACGCGGGCAATGTCTATCGAAGCGTCGGCGATATCAGCTTCCGCGTCCGCCAGCAGGGGCCGCGGGACTTCAACTACATGGTTCACGCCGCCGGCATCGGCCTGCGCTACCGGACTCCCGTTGGCCCCGTGCGCATTGACTTCGCCTTCGGTGCGAATCCGCCTCGCTTCCAATACTTCAAGACCACGGACCTGCCGCCCGGCGCCCAGGGCCCTATCCTGGTAAGTGACCGGATTTCACGATTCCAGTTTCATTTTTCGCTAGGACAGACGTTTTGA
- a CDS encoding ThiF family adenylyltransferase, with product MDRYSRQIRFAPFGEAGQKHVRASSVVIVGCGALGTVQASILARAGVGRLRLVDRDYVELDNLQRQWLYVESDAEESNPKAVAAARELRRANSTVEVEPVVGDLTPSSADDLLEGADLILDATDNFETRYLVNDWAVDRGVPWVYGAAVGSYGIVMPVIPGATACLACVYPEPPGGAQETCETAGVLGPVTAMAGSLQAAAALQILSGNRDAVARRITTFDLWTGAIRQVAQPPADASCRACGRREFAWLDGKHRNPISLCGRNAVQIHERARPLDLAALAARLEPLGRVRSNEFALRFFADPYELTVFPDGRAIIKGTQDTGVARSLYARYVGA from the coding sequence TTGGATCGCTACTCCCGCCAGATCCGTTTCGCCCCGTTCGGAGAAGCCGGTCAGAAGCACGTCCGCGCGTCGAGCGTGGTGATCGTGGGCTGCGGTGCGCTGGGCACGGTGCAAGCGTCGATCCTGGCGCGGGCAGGGGTGGGCCGGCTGCGGCTGGTGGACCGTGATTATGTCGAACTCGACAACCTGCAGCGGCAGTGGCTATATGTCGAATCCGACGCCGAGGAATCGAACCCGAAGGCCGTAGCGGCGGCGCGAGAGCTGCGGCGGGCCAACTCGACGGTGGAGGTGGAGCCGGTGGTGGGGGACCTGACTCCTTCGAGCGCCGACGATCTGCTGGAAGGCGCGGATTTGATCCTCGACGCCACCGACAACTTCGAAACCCGCTACCTGGTGAACGATTGGGCCGTGGATCGCGGCGTGCCGTGGGTATATGGCGCGGCGGTGGGTTCGTACGGGATCGTGATGCCGGTGATACCCGGCGCCACGGCGTGCCTCGCTTGTGTCTATCCGGAGCCGCCCGGAGGCGCGCAGGAGACGTGCGAGACGGCGGGCGTGCTGGGTCCGGTAACGGCGATGGCGGGGTCTCTGCAGGCGGCCGCGGCGCTACAGATCCTTTCCGGCAATCGTGACGCGGTGGCGCGCCGAATCACAACCTTTGACTTGTGGACCGGCGCGATCCGCCAGGTCGCGCAGCCCCCCGCCGATGCGAGCTGCCGGGCGTGTGGACGGCGCGAGTTCGCCTGGCTCGACGGCAAGCACCGCAACCCGATCTCGCTGTGCGGGCGCAATGCAGTCCAGATTCACGAACGGGCGCGTCCGCTGGACCTGGCGGCGCTGGCGGCGCGGCTGGAACCGCTTGGCCGGGTTCGTTCCAACGAATTCGCGCTCCGGTTTTTCGCGGATCCGTACGAGCTAACGGTGTTCCCCGACGGCCGCGCGATCATCAAGGGCACGCAGGATACCGGTGTGGCGCGGAGCCTTTATGCGCGATACGTCGGGGCCTGA
- a CDS encoding S9 family peptidase codes for MPYLVVFLLAATSVAAAEWTVADSFRLKRIAETTPSPDGSRVVWTETEPVTQGDKSEWSTRIWTAAADGENRRPLTRGAKSTASLQFSADGGWLYFLAERNGAAKNVYRIRIDGGEAEQVTDFTGAVGSYALAPSGKAIVLTGVEKDEDAEKRKKEKTDWRVVEDSPRNHSLWTLDVDTELPAKPKRLVAAGDHISNPVWSPDSKRIAFERRSRPDADNARHADLAEADAATGESKTLADSKATESDPHYSPDGRFLAWLHQPGARLDAVRIHLTDRRTGETRVLPATANADPNIAGWTPDSRALLYSESAGTQGALWRMPVDGPPARAFAPREGVFAGVRLSADGKLAAFAHETPAMPAEAYAMPMGGAGPVRVSAANSSLGLPAAPRAEVVRWKAKDGLEIEGLLVHPTAREEGKRVPLVLLVHGGPSGAWAQSFVANPGRYPVAVFASKGYAVLMPNPRGSTAYGLEFRRKVVEDWGGRDFGDLMAGVDHVIAAGVADPERLAIMGWSYGGYMTAWAVTQTNRFKAAAMGAAITDHVSMYGTQDIPSVYEDYFGGPPWDRRDVYARSSPINFIDRVSTPMLILHGEDDHRVPVTQGYEYRRALARRGVPVRMVVYPRQGHAVTEPKLQRHVMEEHAAWADKYLR; via the coding sequence ATGCCGTATCTTGTCGTGTTCCTCCTGGCTGCCACTTCCGTGGCCGCCGCCGAATGGACCGTCGCGGACTCGTTCCGCCTGAAGCGAATCGCCGAAACGACGCCTTCGCCCGACGGGAGCCGCGTGGTGTGGACAGAGACCGAGCCGGTTACCCAGGGCGATAAGAGCGAGTGGTCCACGCGGATCTGGACCGCCGCAGCCGATGGCGAGAATCGCAGGCCGCTGACCCGGGGCGCGAAATCGACGGCGTCGCTCCAGTTTTCCGCCGACGGAGGCTGGCTCTACTTCCTGGCCGAACGCAACGGCGCGGCGAAGAACGTCTACCGCATCCGGATCGACGGCGGCGAAGCCGAGCAGGTGACGGACTTCACCGGCGCCGTGGGCTCCTACGCGCTCGCGCCGTCCGGGAAGGCGATTGTGCTCACGGGTGTCGAGAAGGACGAAGATGCCGAGAAGCGCAAGAAAGAGAAGACCGACTGGCGGGTGGTGGAAGACAGTCCGCGAAACCATTCGCTCTGGACGCTGGACGTCGACACCGAACTGCCGGCGAAGCCGAAGCGGCTTGTCGCCGCCGGGGACCATATCTCGAACCCCGTGTGGTCGCCCGATTCGAAGCGCATCGCCTTCGAACGCCGTTCCCGCCCCGACGCGGACAATGCCCGCCACGCCGATCTCGCCGAGGCCGACGCCGCCACCGGCGAGTCGAAGACGCTCGCCGACAGCAAGGCTACCGAAAGCGATCCCCACTACTCTCCCGACGGCCGCTTCCTCGCGTGGCTCCATCAGCCCGGCGCGCGGCTGGACGCCGTGCGCATTCACCTCACCGACCGCCGGACGGGCGAGACGCGCGTTCTGCCGGCGACGGCGAACGCCGATCCGAACATCGCGGGCTGGACGCCGGATTCGCGCGCACTGCTTTATTCCGAATCCGCCGGCACGCAGGGGGCGCTTTGGCGGATGCCGGTGGACGGTCCGCCGGCAAGGGCGTTTGCTCCGCGCGAGGGCGTGTTCGCCGGGGTCCGGTTGAGCGCCGATGGGAAGCTTGCCGCGTTTGCGCATGAGACGCCGGCGATGCCGGCCGAAGCGTACGCGATGCCGATGGGCGGCGCCGGGCCCGTGCGTGTCAGCGCCGCGAATTCGAGCCTCGGTCTCCCTGCCGCACCGCGAGCCGAAGTAGTGCGGTGGAAGGCGAAGGACGGGCTCGAGATCGAAGGGCTGCTGGTGCATCCGACTGCCCGCGAGGAGGGGAAGCGCGTGCCGCTCGTTTTGTTGGTGCACGGCGGCCCGTCCGGCGCGTGGGCGCAATCCTTCGTGGCGAACCCGGGGCGCTATCCGGTGGCGGTTTTCGCGTCGAAAGGATACGCGGTGCTGATGCCGAATCCCCGTGGGTCCACCGCGTACGGACTCGAGTTCCGCCGGAAGGTGGTGGAGGACTGGGGCGGACGCGACTTCGGGGATCTGATGGCCGGAGTCGACCACGTCATCGCCGCCGGCGTCGCCGATCCGGAACGTCTGGCCATCATGGGCTGGAGTTACGGCGGCTATATGACGGCATGGGCGGTGACGCAAACCAACCGGTTCAAGGCGGCGGCGATGGGCGCGGCGATTACCGACCACGTGAGTATGTACGGCACGCAGGACATTCCTTCCGTCTACGAAGACTATTTCGGCGGACCGCCCTGGGACCGCCGCGACGTCTACGCCCGCAGTTCGCCGATCAACTTCATCGATCGCGTTTCGACGCCGATGCTGATCCTTCACGGCGAAGACGACCATCGCGTGCCGGTGACTCAAGGCTACGAGTATCGCCGGGCGCTGGCGCGGCGCGGAGTGCCGGTGCGGATGGTGGTGTATCCACGCCAGGGCCACGCCGTTACCGAGCCGAAGCTTCAACGCCACGTGATGGAAGAACACGCCGCGTGGGCGGACAAGTATCTCCGATAG